A window of the Synechococcus sp. M16.1 genome harbors these coding sequences:
- a CDS encoding lecithin retinol acyltransferase family protein — MAAADHLEVPRQHGLFNHHGIDLGDGTVAHYLEGREILRTPLEDFSQGEPLRVINYVEASPPGVTLRRAMGRLGEQDYNLLFNNCEHFANWCKTGRHRSGQVDSVLERARHWSGLMPSALMRGLELLVQRGLLDDDGRAMARRGVEKLERLRLSLLHKLEGLLERAGEGTDRRLLLTGQSLADELAAVEDLKQRIDALLQQHPALPGSESSE, encoded by the coding sequence TTGGCTGCCGCTGACCACCTGGAGGTGCCGCGGCAGCACGGCCTGTTCAACCACCACGGCATCGACCTCGGGGACGGAACCGTCGCCCACTATCTGGAAGGGCGTGAAATCCTGCGCACTCCCTTGGAGGATTTCAGCCAAGGGGAACCGTTGCGGGTGATCAACTACGTCGAGGCGTCTCCGCCTGGTGTGACCCTGCGCCGGGCCATGGGGCGCCTGGGGGAACAGGACTACAACCTGCTGTTCAACAACTGCGAGCACTTCGCCAACTGGTGCAAAACCGGACGTCATCGCAGTGGCCAGGTGGACTCCGTGCTGGAGCGCGCCCGTCACTGGAGCGGGCTGATGCCTTCGGCGCTGATGCGGGGCCTGGAGCTCCTGGTGCAACGGGGCCTGCTCGATGACGACGGCCGTGCCATGGCCAGGCGGGGTGTGGAGAAGCTGGAACGCCTGCGCCTCTCGCTGCTGCACAAGTTGGAGGGTCTGCTGGAACGGGCGGGAGAGGGAACCGATCGCCGGCTGTTGCTCACGGGCCAGAGCCTGGCCGATGAACTGGCCGCCGTCGAAGACCTGAAACAGCGGATTGATGCCCTGCTCCAGCAGCACCCCGCCCTTCCAGGCTCCGAATCATCTGAGTAA